In Gemmatimonas aurantiaca, the sequence GCGGCCATCAAGTCGGGCACGGCCAGTACGGTTCCGGCCGGCGCGGGTCGCACCGGTCCCGACAATCAGCGCGAGGACTGAACGATGGCGACGATGATCGATCCCACGAGCACACCCACTCCGGCAGCCGCGTCCGAATCGTCGGCGAACGCCACGACGAACGCTACGGCGAACACCGCCGCGTCGACCGGCTTCTCGCGCCGCGATTTCCTGCGCGTGAGTGCGCTGGCCGGCGGCGGCATTCTGCTGGCCAGCTACGCGGAACCGCTCGAAGCCCTGCAGCGCCTGGGCACCGGTACGGCACCCGTCGCCGATCCCATGCTGAGCGCGTACATCCGCCTCACCGCCGACAACATCGTCACGATCACGGCGAAGAATCCCGAGATCGGTCAGGGTATCAAGACGATGTTGCCCATGCTGATCGCCGAGGAATTCGACGTGGACTGGAAGAACGTCCGCGTCGAGCAGGCCGACTTCGATCCCACCAAGTATCAGGCGCAGATTGCCGGCGGCTCCACCGCCACGCCCACCAACTGGCTGCCCATGCGTCGTGTGGGTGCGGCCGGTCGCGCGATGATTCTCGCCGCCGCGGCGAAGGAGTGGAACGTGCCCTTCGGTGAGCTGGAGACCGACAGGGGCGTCGTGCACCATCGTGCATCGAAGAAGCAGGCCACCTACGGCGCACTGGCTGCCACGGCCGCCACGATGACGCCCCCCGCGCTCGAAACGGTGCCGCTCAAGGATCCTCGGAACTTCCGCATCATCGGCAAGCGCACCACCACGGTGGGTATCCGGGACATCACCACCGGCAAGCCGATCTTCGGTATCGACGTCTCCGTGCCCGGCATGCATTACGCCACGTTCGTGAAAGCGCCGGTGTATGCCGCCAAGGTCGCCAGCGCCAACCTCGACGTGATCAAGGCGCAGCCCGGGGTGACGCATGCGTTCGTGGTGGAAGGCACCGCGAATCTGCAGGGCCTCATGCCCGGCGTGGCCATCGTGGGGCGGAACTGGTGGCAGGTGCAGAAGGCCCGCGAGAAGCTGGTGGTGCAGTGGGCCGCGCATCCCACGTCGCAGCAGTCGAGTGCCGGCTGGGCCGCGAAAGCCAAGGAGTTCTTCGCATCGCCACCGCACCGCACCATTCGCAACGACGGCGACTTCGATGCGGCCATCAAGAATGCCGTGAAGGTGGTGGATGCGGAGTACACCTACCCGTTCATCGCGCACGCCACGCTCGAACCGCAGAACTGCACCGCGCGATTCAATGCCGACGGCACCTGCGAGATGTGGACCACATCGCAGACGCCGCAGGGCGGCCGGGCCCTCGTAGCCAGCACGCTCGGGATTCCCGAAGACAAGGTGCGCATGCACATGATGCGGGCCGGTGGCGGCTTCGGTCGTCGTCTGTACAACGACCCGCTCGTGGAAGCCGCGTGGATCGCCCGCGAAGCCGGTGTGCCGGTCAAGCTGTTGTGGAACCGCACCGACGATCTGCAGCACGACATGTTCCGCCCCGGTGGCTTCCACAAGTTCACCGGTGGTATCGACGCCAGCGGCAAGCTGGTGGCGTTCCGCAATCACTGCGCGACGTTTGGTGAAGGTGAGCGTTTTGCGCCCAGCGCCGAGATGACGCCCGCGGAGTACCCGGCGCGGTTCGTGCCGAATCTCAGGATGGACGTATCGGTCATGCCACTCGGCATGCCCACGGGCGCTCTGCGTGCCCCGCGCTCCAACGCGCTGTCGTTTGCCTTCCAGAGCTTCATCGACGAATGCGCCGCCGCCGCGGGCAAGGACCCCATTCAGTTCCGCATCGACATGCTGAAGGCGGAGATCCCGCCCGCACAGCCGTACACGCCGCAGCAGCAGGCGGGCCTGATGGATGCGCAGCGGGTGATCGGTGTGCTGGAGATGGTGCGCGACGTGTCGGGGTGGGGAAAGACCACGCTGCCCAAGGGCACCGGCATGGGCGTGGCCTTCTACTTCAGTCATCGCGGATACTTCGCCGAAGTGGTGAAGGCCACCGTGAGCAAGGCCGGTCAGGTGACCGTGAACAAGGTCTGGGCCGTGGGTGATGTGGGAAGTGAGATCATCAACCCCAATCACGCCGAACAGCAGACGCAGGGCGCCGTGCTGGATGCCCTGGGTCAGGCATACGGTCAGGAGATCACCTTCACCGATGGCAAGGCCGATCAGACCAACTTTGCGCCGCCCACGCTGGCCGCCGGATCCGCGGCGAACTTCTCGATGCTGCGGATCCGTCAGGTGCCACCGGAGGTGGAAGTGCATTGGAAGAAGACCGACTTTGCGCCCACCGGCATCGGTGAACCCGCGATGCCGCCCTTCATCCCGGCACTGATGGGCGCCATCCATCAGGCCACCGGCAAGCGCGTGCGACAGATTCCCCTGTCGAAGGTCGACCTTCGCTGGAGCTGACTTCTCTCCGATGACGATGAACGACATCACGATCGTCCCCACGTCCCCGTTCGCTGACCAGCGGCCGGGGACGTCCGGTTTGCGGAAGCGCACGCCGGTGTTTCAGCAGCCGCACTATCTCGAAAACTTCGTGCAGGCCCTGCTGGACGAAGCCGCGCTCACGTCCACGCAGACGCTGGTGGTCGGTGGCGATGGACGGTTTCACAACCGGGAGGCCATCGGCGTGATCGTACGCATGGCCGCGGCCAACGGCATCCGTCATGTGATCGTGGGGCGCGGCGGATTGTTGTCCACACCGGCCGCCTCCCATCTCATTCGCACGGGTGCGCATGGCGGGATTATCCTGTCCGCCAGTCACAACCCCGGCGGCCCTGACGGCGATTTTGGCATCAAGTACAACACCGCCAACGGCGGCCCCGCCCCCGAATCGTTCACCAACAAGGTGGCCGAACGTGCGGCGGCATTGACGTCCTATCGTGTGGCGGAGTTGCCGGCGTTCGATCTGGATGTACTGGGTGTGCAGCAACTCGGCACGCTGACACTGGACGTCGTGGATCCGGTGACGGCCTATGCCTCGCTCATGGAAACGCTGTTCGATTTTGACGCCATTCGTGCGCTGCTGGCGGGCGGATTCACCATGCGTTTCGACGCCATGCATGCCATCACCGGACCCTACGCCGTGGAGATTCTGGAGCGACGGCTCGGAGCCCCGGCAGGGACCGTCATCAACGGCACGCCATTGCCAGACTTTGGCGGCGGGCACCCCGACCCCAACCTCACCTACGCGCACGACCTGGTGGAAGAACTGTTCGGGCAGACCGCGCCCGATTTTGGCGCCGCCTCGGATGGGGATGGTGACCGCAACATGATCCTCGGCAAGCGATTCTTCGTCACGCCGAGCGACAGTCTTGCCGTGCTGGCTGCCAATGCCACGCTGGTGCCGGGATATCGTGATGGGCTGGCCGGCGTGGCGCGTTCGATGCCCACCAGCGCCGCGGTGGATGCCGTCGCGGCGAAGCTCGGTATCCCGTGTTACGAAACGCCCACGGGTTGGAAGTTCTTCGGCAATCTGCTGGACGCCGGTCGCATCACGCTGTGTGGCGAAGAGAGCTTTGGCACGGGCAGCAACCACGTGCGCGAAAAAGACGGCCTGTGGGCCGTGCTGTTCTGGCTCAACGTGGTGGCCGCACGTGGAGAGAGCGTGGAGCAGATCGTGCGGGAGCACTGGGCTGGATACGGGCGCAATTATTACACGCGCTACGACTACGAGGGTGTGCCCACGGACGCCGCGAACGGTGTCATGGCGCACCTGCGGGCGCAGCTCGCGTCGTTACCCGGACAGCTGCTGGGTCACCGTGTGGTCGGCGCGGCAGACGATTTTTCCTATACCGATCCGGTGGATGCATCGGTGAGCGCCAGGCAGGGCATCCGCATCCTGTTCGCGGACGGTGCGCGCATCGTGTTTCGCCTGTCCGGCACCGGCACGGAAGGTGCGACCATCCGGGTGTACATCGAAGCGCGGGAAACCGCGCCCGATCGGTTGGGCATGGCCACCGCCGAAGCGCTCGCCGAACTGGTGACGACGGCGCTCGCCGTGAGTGAGATGGTCAAGCGAACGGGAAGAGACGCACCGACGGTGATAACCTGATCGCGGACTCGCCAGCGGCGGAAGCTGAACGCACGACGCGTAACTCATTTCATTCCTCCCATGCAACTGCTGACCGTCACCGAGCACGGTCTCCATTGTCCGGTCGGTGACTTCCACATCGACCCGTGGGCACCGGTCCCGCGGGCCGTGGTCACACATGCGCATGGCGACCATCTCACCTGGGGATGTGACAACTATCTCGTCTCACGCGATGGCGAGAGCATCACACGGGAGCGCCTGGGTCAGTGGGCGCGTGGCCTCGAGTCCGTTCCGTACGGTGAGCCCCGTGTCATCAATGGCGTACGGGTTTCCCTTCATCCGGCCGGACACATACTCGGCTCGGCACAGGTGCGCGTGGAGTATCGTGGCGAAGTGTGGGTGGTGTCGGGTGATTACAAGATCGACCCCGATCCCACCTGCACCCCATGGGAACCGGTGCGATGTCATACGTTCATCACCGAAAGCACATTCGGCTTGCCTATCTATCGATGGCCGTCGCAGCAGCAGGTGTTGAGCGATATCAATGCCTGGTGGGCCCGGAACGCGGAAGCCGGCCGTGTCTCGCTGCTGTGCGGATACGCGCTGGGCAAAGCGCAGCGTCTGTTGGCGGGCCTCGATGCATCCATCGGACCCATTCTCACGCATGGCGCGGTGGAACGCATGACGGCGCTGTACCGGAATGCGGGCGTGGCATTGCCTCCCACGCGTTACGCCCTGGACGCACTGCGCGACGGGGATACGGGCAGCGCCCTGCTGATCGCGCCGCCGAGTGCGGCAGGCACCAGTTGGGTGCGCCGGTTCGGTGATGTCCGTACGGCGTTTGCCAGTGGATGGATGCGCGTGCGTGGCGCCCGACGTCAACGCGGCGTGGATGCGGGGTTCACCCTGTCCGACCATGTGGACTGGCCACAACTGCTCACGGCAATCGATGCCACAGATGCCAGTCAGGTGTGGGTGACCCATGGTTTCACGAACACCGTAGTGCAATGGCTCGTGGAGCAGGGACGGGATGCACGTGTGCTGCCGACCCGTTGGGGTGACGCAGAGGATGCGGAGGCCCCCGGGGAGACGAACGCCACCGGTGAACATGCGGCAGACGAATCCACCGTCGATGGATCTGCACCGTGAAGCAATTCGCCGCATTGTACGACGCCATCGACGCCACCACCGCCACCAATGAGAAAGTGGCCGCCCTGGTGGCGTACTTCCGCACGGTCAGCCCGGCGGATGCGGCGTGGACGGTGGCATTCCTCGTGGGCAGGCGTCCCAGGCGGCTGGTGAAGGCACCAGACCTGCGCGCATGGGCAGCCGAAGCAGCCGATATCCCCGCGTGGCTGTTCGAGGAATGTTATGCGCAGGCCGGCGATCTGGCCGAAACGATCTCGTTGCTCGTGCCGGAGCCGGTGTCGGGCAGCAACGAGTCGCTCGCCTGGTGGGTGGAACAACGCCTGTTGCCGCTCGCCACCATGACTCCCGCGGAACAACGCAATGCGTTGCGGACCGCGTGGGCCGAACTGGGTGGTACGGCGCGGTTTCTGTTCAACAAGCTCATCACCGGCGGCTTTCGGGTGGGCGTTGCCGAAGGACTCGTGGTGCGGGCGCTGTCGCAGGTCAGCGGCGTGGCCGTGGATACCATCGCGCATCGTCTGATGGGACAGTGGGAACCCGGCGCCACCTGGTACGACCAGCTCGTGCACCCCGAGACCACCGATGCGGATTGGAGCAAACCCTATCCCTTCTTCCTCGCCTATCCACTCGAAGCGGCGCCGGACACACTCGGCGACGTACGGGACTGGCAGTGCGAGTGGAAATGGGATGGCATCCGCTGCCAGTTGGTGAGACGTCGCGGACGCACAGTACTGTGGAGTCGTGGTGAGGAGTTGCTCACCGGCCGGTTCCCCGAGGTGGAAGCAAGCGCCGAGTGGTTGCCGGAAGGCACGGTGCTCGATGGTGAGTTGCTGGCGTGGCGTGATGGACAACCGTTGCCGTTCAGCGAGCTGCAACGGCGCATCAATCGCAAGACGGTGGGTAAGACGTTGCTCACCGACGTGCCGTGCCACATGCTGGTGTACGATTGCCTGGAAGTGAACGGGCACGATATCCGCGGTGAATCGTTGCAGGTGCGGCGTGATCGTGTCGAACAGTTGATGGGAAGGCTGCCGTCCGGCGGCTCCATCGGGTTGTCGCCCATCATTGCGGCAGACACATGGGCAGATATCGCGCAGGCGCGTGAAGAGGCGCGCATGCGTCAGAGCGAAGGCATCATGCTCAAGCGCCGCGAGTCGCCGTATGGAGTGGGGCGCAAAGTGGGCGACTGGTGGAAGTGGAAGGTGAATCCGATGACCGTGGATGCGGTGCTCGTCTACGCGCAGGCGGGACATGGGCGTCGCGCGGG encodes:
- a CDS encoding molybdopterin cofactor-binding domain-containing protein, with translation MATMIDPTSTPTPAAASESSANATTNATANTAASTGFSRRDFLRVSALAGGGILLASYAEPLEALQRLGTGTAPVADPMLSAYIRLTADNIVTITAKNPEIGQGIKTMLPMLIAEEFDVDWKNVRVEQADFDPTKYQAQIAGGSTATPTNWLPMRRVGAAGRAMILAAAAKEWNVPFGELETDRGVVHHRASKKQATYGALAATAATMTPPALETVPLKDPRNFRIIGKRTTTVGIRDITTGKPIFGIDVSVPGMHYATFVKAPVYAAKVASANLDVIKAQPGVTHAFVVEGTANLQGLMPGVAIVGRNWWQVQKAREKLVVQWAAHPTSQQSSAGWAAKAKEFFASPPHRTIRNDGDFDAAIKNAVKVVDAEYTYPFIAHATLEPQNCTARFNADGTCEMWTTSQTPQGGRALVASTLGIPEDKVRMHMMRAGGGFGRRLYNDPLVEAAWIAREAGVPVKLLWNRTDDLQHDMFRPGGFHKFTGGIDASGKLVAFRNHCATFGEGERFAPSAEMTPAEYPARFVPNLRMDVSVMPLGMPTGALRAPRSNALSFAFQSFIDECAAAAGKDPIQFRIDMLKAEIPPAQPYTPQQQAGLMDAQRVIGVLEMVRDVSGWGKTTLPKGTGMGVAFYFSHRGYFAEVVKATVSKAGQVTVNKVWAVGDVGSEIINPNHAEQQTQGAVLDALGQAYGQEITFTDGKADQTNFAPPTLAAGSAANFSMLRIRQVPPEVEVHWKKTDFAPTGIGEPAMPPFIPALMGAIHQATGKRVRQIPLSKVDLRWS
- a CDS encoding alpha-D-glucose phosphate-specific phosphoglucomutase produces the protein MNDITIVPTSPFADQRPGTSGLRKRTPVFQQPHYLENFVQALLDEAALTSTQTLVVGGDGRFHNREAIGVIVRMAAANGIRHVIVGRGGLLSTPAASHLIRTGAHGGIILSASHNPGGPDGDFGIKYNTANGGPAPESFTNKVAERAAALTSYRVAELPAFDLDVLGVQQLGTLTLDVVDPVTAYASLMETLFDFDAIRALLAGGFTMRFDAMHAITGPYAVEILERRLGAPAGTVINGTPLPDFGGGHPDPNLTYAHDLVEELFGQTAPDFGAASDGDGDRNMILGKRFFVTPSDSLAVLAANATLVPGYRDGLAGVARSMPTSAAVDAVAAKLGIPCYETPTGWKFFGNLLDAGRITLCGEESFGTGSNHVREKDGLWAVLFWLNVVAARGESVEQIVREHWAGYGRNYYTRYDYEGVPTDAANGVMAHLRAQLASLPGQLLGHRVVGAADDFSYTDPVDASVSARQGIRILFADGARIVFRLSGTGTEGATIRVYIEARETAPDRLGMATAEALAELVTTALAVSEMVKRTGRDAPTVIT
- a CDS encoding ligase-associated DNA damage response exonuclease — its product is MQLLTVTEHGLHCPVGDFHIDPWAPVPRAVVTHAHGDHLTWGCDNYLVSRDGESITRERLGQWARGLESVPYGEPRVINGVRVSLHPAGHILGSAQVRVEYRGEVWVVSGDYKIDPDPTCTPWEPVRCHTFITESTFGLPIYRWPSQQQVLSDINAWWARNAEAGRVSLLCGYALGKAQRLLAGLDASIGPILTHGAVERMTALYRNAGVALPPTRYALDALRDGDTGSALLIAPPSAAGTSWVRRFGDVRTAFASGWMRVRGARRQRGVDAGFTLSDHVDWPQLLTAIDATDASQVWVTHGFTNTVVQWLVEQGRDARVLPTRWGDAEDAEAPGETNATGEHAADESTVDGSAP
- a CDS encoding ATP-dependent DNA ligase, with the translated sequence MKQFAALYDAIDATTATNEKVAALVAYFRTVSPADAAWTVAFLVGRRPRRLVKAPDLRAWAAEAADIPAWLFEECYAQAGDLAETISLLVPEPVSGSNESLAWWVEQRLLPLATMTPAEQRNALRTAWAELGGTARFLFNKLITGGFRVGVAEGLVVRALSQVSGVAVDTIAHRLMGQWEPGATWYDQLVHPETTDADWSKPYPFFLAYPLEAAPDTLGDVRDWQCEWKWDGIRCQLVRRRGRTVLWSRGEELLTGRFPEVEASAEWLPEGTVLDGELLAWRDGQPLPFSELQRRINRKTVGKTLLTDVPCHMLVYDCLEVNGHDIRGESLQVRRDRVEQLMGRLPSGGSIGLSPIIAADTWADIAQAREEARMRQSEGIMLKRRESPYGVGRKVGDWWKWKVNPMTVDAVLVYAQAGHGRRAGLFTDYTFAIWDGPVLVPFAKAYSGLTDAEIREVDRFVRANTLEKFGPVRTVKPELVFELAFEGIQRSTRHKSGLAVRFPRMARWRKDKPAAEADTIEMVRALLSS